Proteins co-encoded in one Arachis stenosperma cultivar V10309 chromosome 7, arast.V10309.gnm1.PFL2, whole genome shotgun sequence genomic window:
- the LOC130940832 gene encoding pentatricopeptide repeat-containing protein At5g55840 isoform X1: MVLNMEKSIYTFLTVHRWESLNCMRYSLASLRPVHGRLALKFLNWVINQPNFELNHVTHIVCTTTHILVRARMYNFAKATLSHLLHLPIGLNSAFFALMDTYPICNSSPAVFDILIRVCLKENMVGDAVQVFYLMGSRGFKPSVSTCNMVLGSLAKGRTHDLFWSFFKGMLAKRVHPDVATFNILLNALCERGKFKSAGLLLSKMEESGYLPNVVTYNTLLNWYCKKGKYKGASEMIDRMEAKGIAVDVCTYNLLIDNLCREGKSAKGYLMLKRMRKNAVYPNEITYNTLINGFVKEGKIAVASQVFDEMLLFNLFPNSISYNTLVDGHCRNGNFGEAFRLVDLMESHGLRPNEVTYGALLNGLSKHAEFGLVSRILERMRMNGVRICRISYTTMIDGMCKNGLLEEAAHLMDDLLEVSINLDVITFSVLINGFLRVGKINNAKEIMCKMYKAGVVPNSSLYSTLIYNYCKMGNLEEALKTYAIMNHSGHVADRFTCNVLVATFCRCGRLEEAEYFMDHMSRMSLDPDSVTFDCIINSYGNSGNALKAFSVFDKMISLGHSPSRFTYGGLVKGLCTSGCIKEAITFMHQLSCIPYVVDNVFYNTVLTWACRLGNLSDAVALIYEMIKNNFMPDSYTYSNLIGLLCKKHEVVAALLFSEKAMEKGLLHPNLVLYTSIIDGLLKAGHSRFAFYIFEDMLNKGVTPDTVALNVLLDWYSRKGKMSKVNDILSTMRNRGLAFNLATYNILMHGYSKRHAMAKCSMLYNGMIRDSFRKDRLTWHSLILGYCSSGSLDVAVKILRWMTLEGSIADCFTFNMLITKLCERDQIKKAFDLVKLMNRLGVIPNVDTYNALFLGLIRTGAFDEAHYVLQALSANGSVPTCKRYITLINSMCRVGNVKGAMKLQDEMRTLGVTSSDVAMSAVVRGLAHSGKTENAVWVLDFMLGKKIIPTTATFTTLMHACCKEANVAKALELKNIMERCHLKLDVAAYNVLVSGLCANGDTESAFQLYEEMKQRDICPNTSIFTVLIDSFCDGNYYNESEKLLRDLQARELFILDLCRGTESLNELLVIARKELIHLRDKRRRKFGC; this comes from the coding sequence ATGGTTTTGAATATGGAGAAGAGCATATACACATTTCTCACTGTGCACCGTTGGGAATCACTCAACTGTATGAGGTATAGTTTGGCTTCACTGAGACCTGTCCATGGAAGATTAGCTCTCAAATTTCTGAATTGGGTTATTAACCAGCCCAATTTTGAGCTCAATCATGTCACCCACATAGTATGCACTACCACTCACATACTTGTTAGGGCTAGAATGTACAATTTTGCCAAAGCAACCTTGTCCCACTTGTTGCATTTGCCAATTGGCTTGAACTCTGCATTTTTTGCTCTTATGGACACATACCCAATTTGCAACTCTAGCCCTGCTGTTTTCGACATCTTGATTCGAGTTTGCTTGAAAGAAAACATGGTTGGAGATGCTGTGCAGGTTTTCTACTTGATGGGATCCCGGGGGTTCAAGCCTTCTGTAAGCACTTGTAACATGGTGCTTGGTTCGTTGGCGAAGGGCCGGACTCATGACCTTTTTTGGTCCTTTTTCAAAGGAATGCTTGCCAAGAGGGTTCATCCTGATGTTGCAACGTTCAACATATTGTTAAATGCTTTGTGTGAGCGGGGGAAGTTTAAGAGTGCTGGTTTGCTCTTGAGTAAGATGGAAGAGAGTGGTTATCTTCCGAATGTGGTTACTTATAATACTTTGCTCAATTGGTATTGCAAGAAGGGGAAGTATAAAGGGGCGTCAGAAATGATTGATCGCATGGAAGCTAAGGGTATTGCAGTTGATGTTTGTACATATAATTTGTTGATAGACAATTTGTGCCGGGAAGGCAAGAGTGCGAAAGGTTACTTAATGTTGAAAAGGATGAGAAAGAATGCGGTGTATCCCAATGAGATCACTTACAACACTCTCATTAATGGATTTGTTAAGGAGGGAAAGATTGCAGTTGCTTCTCAAGTCTTTGATGAGAtgttgttgtttaatttgtTCCCTAATAGCATCAGTTACAATACTTTGGTTGACGGGCATTGTCGCAACGGCAACTTTGGCGAAGCCTTCAGACTCGTTGATCTGATGGAGTCACATGGTTTGAGACCTAATGAAGTGACGTATGGGGCTCTTTTGAATGGGCTATCCAAGCATGCTGAATTTGGATTGGTATCTAGAATCCTTGAGCGAATGAGGATGAATGGGGTGAGAATTTGTCGTATTAGTTATACTACAATGATTGATGGGATGTGTAAGAATGGCCTACTTGAAGAAGCTGCACATTTGATGGATGATTTATTAGAAGTTTCCATCAATCTTGACGTCATTACATTTTCAGTTCTTATAAATGGATTTTTGAGGGTGGGGAAGATAAATAATGCAAAGGAGATAATGTGTAAAATGTACAAGGCTGGAGTAGTGCCAAACAGCAGTTTGTATTCAACATTAATCTACAATTATTGTAAGATGGGAAACCTTGAAGAGGCATTAAAAACTTATGCAATTATGAACCATAGTGGTCACGTTGCAGATCGATTCACATGCAATGTGTTGGTGGCCACTTTTTGTAGATGTGGGAGACTTGAAGAGGCTGAGTACTTTATGGATCACATGAGCAGGATGAGTCTTGATCCTGATTCTGTTACTTTTGATTGCATTATAAATAGTTATGGAAATTCTGGTAATGCATTAAAAGCATTTTCtgtgtttgataaaatgatTAGTTTAGGCCATTCCCCTAGTCGATTCACATATGGTGGCCTGGTGAAAGGACTTTGCACTAGTGGATGTATTAAAGAGGCAATCACGTTTATGCATCAACTTTCTTGCATTCCTTATGTTGTTGATAATGTTTTCTACAACACAGTACTTACTTGGGCATGTAGATTAGGTAATTTATCAGATGCAGTTGCCCTTATTTATGAGATGATTAAAAACAATTTTATGCCAGATAGTTATACATACAGCAATCTTATTGGGTTGCTATGCAAGAAGCATGAAGTGGTTGCTGCACTTCTTTTCTCAGAGAAGGCAATGGAGAAAGGATTGTTACATCCTAATCTTGTCTTGTACACTAGTATAATTGATGGGCTTCTTAAGGCAGGACATTCAAGATTCGCTTTCTATATTTTTGAAGATATGCTGAACAAAGGTGTTACCCCTGATACTGTAGCATTGAATGTACTGTTGGATTGGTACTCAAGGAAGGGGAAAATGTCAAAGGTAAATGATATCCTTTCCACAATGAGGAATAGAGGTTTAGCGTTCAATTTAGCTACTTACAATATTCTCATGCATGGATATTCAAAGAGGCATGCGATGGCAAAGTGTTCTATGCTGTATAATGGCATGATCAGAGACAGTTTCAGGAAGGATAGGTTAACTTGGCATTCTCTTATTCTTGGGTATTGTAGCTCTGGATCATTGGATGTTGctgtaaaaattttaagatgGATGACACTTGAAGGTTCTATTGCTGATTGTTTTACATTTAACATGCTTATTACTAAGCTCTGTGAAAGGGATCAGATCAAAAAGGCCTTTGATCTGGTAAAACTGATGAATAGGTTAGGAGTTATTCCTAATGTAGATACATACAATGCCCTTTTTCTTGGACTTATTAGAACTGGTGCTTTTGATGAAGCTCATTATGTTTTGCAAGCCTTATCGGCAAATGGTTCTGTTCCTACATGTAAACGATATATCACTTTAATCAATAGCATGTGTAGAGTTGGAAATGTAAAAGGAGCAATGAAACTTCAAGATGAGATGAGAACACTTGGTGTCACCTCCAGTGATGTTGCTATGAGTGCTGTTGTTAGAGGTCTTGCACATTCAGGGAAGACCGAAAATGCTGTTTGGGTTCTTGATTTCATGCTTGGGAAGAAAATCATTCCAACTACTGCTACTTTCACCACATTAATGCATGCTTGTTGCAAAGAAGCTAATGTTGCAAAGGCTTTAGAATTGAAGAATATAATGGAGCGTTGCCATTTAAAGCTTGATGTTGCTGCATACAATGTTCTTGTATCAGGCCTTTGTGCTAATGGTGATACTGAATCTGCTTTTCAACTTTATGAGGAGATGAAACAAAGAGATATTTGCCCCAATACCTCTATATTTACTGTTCTCATTGATTCTTTTTGTGATGGAAATTATTACAACGAAAGTGAAAAGCTTTTGAGAGATCTACAGGCAAGGGAGCTGTTTATTCTGGATTTATGTCGAGGCACTGAAAGCTTGAATGAATTATTAGTGATTGCTAGGAAAGAGTTGATTCACTTGAGAGataaaaggagaagaaagttTGGTTGCTAA
- the LOC130940833 gene encoding pentatricopeptide repeat-containing protein At1g09900-like, whose translation MDLVASHKQFCSFGHLLKDGTRDCSTRSRTLDNTSSVFNIGVSNISVKSHSLCSSDDSSVTAFAKSKSSWSRRHRCVSAVLKYETFGLNGSSQHSIKFPKGDSNEEESLPNGVGASLNFEEFENNHLQMLVRNGEMEEGLKLLEHMIKHGNIPDVNACSALVCQFCKVGRTKKARRIMKILEEFGGVIDLTSYNILIDAYCRSGAIEEALWVLDRMSVAPNAITFDTIFRSLCGRGKLKQAMEVLNRQLQSECHPDVISYTVLIDATCRESGVDQAMKLIDEMRSKGCKPDVVTYNVIINGICKEGRLDEAIRLLSNLPSYGCQPDVISHNIILRGLCSMGRWMDAKGLVAGMICKGCSPSVVTFNILISFLCQKGLLGQAIDILKMMPKHGCLPNPRSYNPLLQGFCYVNKIDRAIEYLEIMVNKGCRPNIVTYNILLLALCKDGRVDDAAEIMNQLSCKGCSPSRVTYNIVIYGLLNVGKTENAMELFKEMCRKGLKPDKVSYNTLIDGLLKAGKTDLAMELFEKMRTRGPKPDTITYTSLVRGLSRKGKVREAIKFLHDLEELGFRPNVFFYNSVMKGLCKAQQTSAAIDFLARMTAKGCKPSEDTYKILVEGIACEGLVKEALGLLNVLCYGRFVRKSLAEKVAMNIYRIHQQLEQQLSVISQTYNLVNVAPSNKSTHTSSCLS comes from the coding sequence ATGGATTTGGTGGCATCCCACAAACAGTTTTGCTCATTTGGGCATTTGCTTAaggatggcacaagagattgTAGCACCAGAAGTAGGACTTTGGATAACACTAGTTCTGTATTCAATATAGGAGTAAGTAATATCTCTGTTAAATCTCATTCACTATGTTCCTCTGATGATAGCAGTGTTACTGCGTTTGCAAAATCTAAGAGCAGTTGGTCTAGAAGGCATCGTTGTGTTTCTGCTGTTTTGAAATATGAAACTTTTGGTTTGAATGGTAGTTCACAACATTCTATAAAGTTTCCGAAAGGGGATTCAAATGAGGAGGAATCCTTGCCAAATGGTGTTGGTGCTTCCCTGAATTTTGAGGAATTTGAGAATAATCATCTGCAAATGTTGGTTAGAAATGGGGAAATGGAGGAAGGGTTAAAGCTTTTAGAGCATATGATTAAACATGGCAATATCCCTGATGTCAATGCGTGCAGTGCTCTGGTCTGCCAATTTTGCAAGGTTGGCAGGACCAAGAAGGCAAGGAGAAtcatgaaaattttggaggagTTTGGTGGTGTTATTGATTTAACCAGTTACAATATTTTGATTGATGCTTATTGCAGATCAGGGGCGATAGAGGAGGCCTTGTGGGTTTTGGATCGCATGAGTGTTGCTCCTAATGCCATTACTTTCGATACAATTTTTCGTAGTTTGTGTGGTAGAGGGAAACTGAAGCAAGCCATGGAAGTTCTTAACAGGCAGCTGCAAAGCGAGTGTCATCCAGATGTGATTTCATACACTGTATTGATTGATGCAACTTGTAGAGAATCTGGAGTTGATCAGGCAATGAAGTTGATTGATGAGATGAGAAGCAAAGGATGCAAACCCGATGTGGTCACATATAATGTTATTATCAATGGTATTTGCAAAGAAGGTAGGTTGGATGAAGCAATCAGATTGTTAAGTAACTTGCCCTCCTATGGTTGTCAGCCTGATGTAATTTCGCATAATATTATTTTGCGTGGCTTGTGTAGCATGGGAAGATGGATGGATGCTAAGGGGCTAGTTGCTGGCATGATTTGTAAGGGTTGTTCCCCTAGTGTTGTTACTTTCAATATCTTGATTAGTTTCCTCTGCCAAAAAGGCTTGTTGGGCCAAGCCATTGATATATTGAAGATGATGCCTAAGCATGGTTGTTTGCCTAATCCCAGGAGTTACAATCCATTGCTTCAAGGGTTTTGCTATGTAAATAAGATTGATAGAGCAATTGAATACTTGGAAATAATGGTAAATAAGGGTTGTCGCCCAAATATAGTGACCTATAATATCTTGCTATTAGCATTATGCAAAGATGGGAGGGTGGATGATGCAGCTGAAATAATGAACCAACTCAGTTGCAAAGGGTGCTCTCCCAGTCGAGTCACTTATAATATAGTAATTTATGGGCTTTTAAATGTGGGAAAAACAGAGAATGCAATGGAACTCTTCAAAGAGATGTGCCGAAAAGGTCTTAAACCTGATAAAGTTTCTTACAATACGCTCATTGATGGGCTTTTAAAGGCAGGAAAGACAGATCTTGCTATGGAACTCTTCGAGAAGATGCGCACAAGAGGTCCTAAACCTGATACAATTACTTACACTTCACTAGTTAGGGGTCTTAGCCGCAAAGGAAAGGTTCGTGAAGCAATCAAGTTTCTACATGACTTGGAAGAATTGGGTTTCAGGCCTAATGTGTTCTTTTATAACTCAGTCATGAAGGGGCTCTGTAAAGCTCAGCAAACCAGTGCTGCCATCGATTTTCTGGCTCGTATGACAGCCAAGGGATGTAAACCAAGTGAGGATACATATAAGATTCTTGTGGAAGGAATCGCTTGTGAGGGATTAGTTAAGGAGGCTTTGGGGTTATTAAATGTGTTGTGCTATGGAAGATTTGTGAGGAAAAGTTTGGCTGAAAAGGTAGCAATGAATATATATAGAATACATCAACAACTAGAGCAACAACTAAGTGTTATCTCTCAAACCTATAATTTAGTTAATGTAGCACCTTCAAACAAATCAACTCATACCTCCAGTTGCTTGTCTTGA
- the LOC130940832 gene encoding pentatricopeptide repeat-containing protein At5g55840 isoform X2: protein MDILARDSSLPPGNHRWGLSLTKKLLANETKWQAVDREDRGGTECTAKEVTAECDGVFYLMGSRGFKPSVSTCNMVLGSLAKGRTHDLFWSFFKGMLAKRVHPDVATFNILLNALCERGKFKSAGLLLSKMEESGYLPNVVTYNTLLNWYCKKGKYKGASEMIDRMEAKGIAVDVCTYNLLIDNLCREGKSAKGYLMLKRMRKNAVYPNEITYNTLINGFVKEGKIAVASQVFDEMLLFNLFPNSISYNTLVDGHCRNGNFGEAFRLVDLMESHGLRPNEVTYGALLNGLSKHAEFGLVSRILERMRMNGVRICRISYTTMIDGMCKNGLLEEAAHLMDDLLEVSINLDVITFSVLINGFLRVGKINNAKEIMCKMYKAGVVPNSSLYSTLIYNYCKMGNLEEALKTYAIMNHSGHVADRFTCNVLVATFCRCGRLEEAEYFMDHMSRMSLDPDSVTFDCIINSYGNSGNALKAFSVFDKMISLGHSPSRFTYGGLVKGLCTSGCIKEAITFMHQLSCIPYVVDNVFYNTVLTWACRLGNLSDAVALIYEMIKNNFMPDSYTYSNLIGLLCKKHEVVAALLFSEKAMEKGLLHPNLVLYTSIIDGLLKAGHSRFAFYIFEDMLNKGVTPDTVALNVLLDWYSRKGKMSKVNDILSTMRNRGLAFNLATYNILMHGYSKRHAMAKCSMLYNGMIRDSFRKDRLTWHSLILGYCSSGSLDVAVKILRWMTLEGSIADCFTFNMLITKLCERDQIKKAFDLVKLMNRLGVIPNVDTYNALFLGLIRTGAFDEAHYVLQALSANGSVPTCKRYITLINSMCRVGNVKGAMKLQDEMRTLGVTSSDVAMSAVVRGLAHSGKTENAVWVLDFMLGKKIIPTTATFTTLMHACCKEANVAKALELKNIMERCHLKLDVAAYNVLVSGLCANGDTESAFQLYEEMKQRDICPNTSIFTVLIDSFCDGNYYNESEKLLRDLQARELFILDLCRGTESLNELLVIARKELIHLRDKRRRKFGC from the exons ATGGATATTTTAGCCAGAGATTCTTCCTTGCCTCCAG GGAACCATCGTTGGGGGTTGAGTTTGACTAAAAAACTTTTAGCCAATGAAACAAAGTGGCAAGCAGTAGACAGAGAAGACAGAGGAGGAACAGAGTGTACGGCAAAAGAGGTGACAGCAGAATGCGATGGA GTTTTCTACTTGATGGGATCCCGGGGGTTCAAGCCTTCTGTAAGCACTTGTAACATGGTGCTTGGTTCGTTGGCGAAGGGCCGGACTCATGACCTTTTTTGGTCCTTTTTCAAAGGAATGCTTGCCAAGAGGGTTCATCCTGATGTTGCAACGTTCAACATATTGTTAAATGCTTTGTGTGAGCGGGGGAAGTTTAAGAGTGCTGGTTTGCTCTTGAGTAAGATGGAAGAGAGTGGTTATCTTCCGAATGTGGTTACTTATAATACTTTGCTCAATTGGTATTGCAAGAAGGGGAAGTATAAAGGGGCGTCAGAAATGATTGATCGCATGGAAGCTAAGGGTATTGCAGTTGATGTTTGTACATATAATTTGTTGATAGACAATTTGTGCCGGGAAGGCAAGAGTGCGAAAGGTTACTTAATGTTGAAAAGGATGAGAAAGAATGCGGTGTATCCCAATGAGATCACTTACAACACTCTCATTAATGGATTTGTTAAGGAGGGAAAGATTGCAGTTGCTTCTCAAGTCTTTGATGAGAtgttgttgtttaatttgtTCCCTAATAGCATCAGTTACAATACTTTGGTTGACGGGCATTGTCGCAACGGCAACTTTGGCGAAGCCTTCAGACTCGTTGATCTGATGGAGTCACATGGTTTGAGACCTAATGAAGTGACGTATGGGGCTCTTTTGAATGGGCTATCCAAGCATGCTGAATTTGGATTGGTATCTAGAATCCTTGAGCGAATGAGGATGAATGGGGTGAGAATTTGTCGTATTAGTTATACTACAATGATTGATGGGATGTGTAAGAATGGCCTACTTGAAGAAGCTGCACATTTGATGGATGATTTATTAGAAGTTTCCATCAATCTTGACGTCATTACATTTTCAGTTCTTATAAATGGATTTTTGAGGGTGGGGAAGATAAATAATGCAAAGGAGATAATGTGTAAAATGTACAAGGCTGGAGTAGTGCCAAACAGCAGTTTGTATTCAACATTAATCTACAATTATTGTAAGATGGGAAACCTTGAAGAGGCATTAAAAACTTATGCAATTATGAACCATAGTGGTCACGTTGCAGATCGATTCACATGCAATGTGTTGGTGGCCACTTTTTGTAGATGTGGGAGACTTGAAGAGGCTGAGTACTTTATGGATCACATGAGCAGGATGAGTCTTGATCCTGATTCTGTTACTTTTGATTGCATTATAAATAGTTATGGAAATTCTGGTAATGCATTAAAAGCATTTTCtgtgtttgataaaatgatTAGTTTAGGCCATTCCCCTAGTCGATTCACATATGGTGGCCTGGTGAAAGGACTTTGCACTAGTGGATGTATTAAAGAGGCAATCACGTTTATGCATCAACTTTCTTGCATTCCTTATGTTGTTGATAATGTTTTCTACAACACAGTACTTACTTGGGCATGTAGATTAGGTAATTTATCAGATGCAGTTGCCCTTATTTATGAGATGATTAAAAACAATTTTATGCCAGATAGTTATACATACAGCAATCTTATTGGGTTGCTATGCAAGAAGCATGAAGTGGTTGCTGCACTTCTTTTCTCAGAGAAGGCAATGGAGAAAGGATTGTTACATCCTAATCTTGTCTTGTACACTAGTATAATTGATGGGCTTCTTAAGGCAGGACATTCAAGATTCGCTTTCTATATTTTTGAAGATATGCTGAACAAAGGTGTTACCCCTGATACTGTAGCATTGAATGTACTGTTGGATTGGTACTCAAGGAAGGGGAAAATGTCAAAGGTAAATGATATCCTTTCCACAATGAGGAATAGAGGTTTAGCGTTCAATTTAGCTACTTACAATATTCTCATGCATGGATATTCAAAGAGGCATGCGATGGCAAAGTGTTCTATGCTGTATAATGGCATGATCAGAGACAGTTTCAGGAAGGATAGGTTAACTTGGCATTCTCTTATTCTTGGGTATTGTAGCTCTGGATCATTGGATGTTGctgtaaaaattttaagatgGATGACACTTGAAGGTTCTATTGCTGATTGTTTTACATTTAACATGCTTATTACTAAGCTCTGTGAAAGGGATCAGATCAAAAAGGCCTTTGATCTGGTAAAACTGATGAATAGGTTAGGAGTTATTCCTAATGTAGATACATACAATGCCCTTTTTCTTGGACTTATTAGAACTGGTGCTTTTGATGAAGCTCATTATGTTTTGCAAGCCTTATCGGCAAATGGTTCTGTTCCTACATGTAAACGATATATCACTTTAATCAATAGCATGTGTAGAGTTGGAAATGTAAAAGGAGCAATGAAACTTCAAGATGAGATGAGAACACTTGGTGTCACCTCCAGTGATGTTGCTATGAGTGCTGTTGTTAGAGGTCTTGCACATTCAGGGAAGACCGAAAATGCTGTTTGGGTTCTTGATTTCATGCTTGGGAAGAAAATCATTCCAACTACTGCTACTTTCACCACATTAATGCATGCTTGTTGCAAAGAAGCTAATGTTGCAAAGGCTTTAGAATTGAAGAATATAATGGAGCGTTGCCATTTAAAGCTTGATGTTGCTGCATACAATGTTCTTGTATCAGGCCTTTGTGCTAATGGTGATACTGAATCTGCTTTTCAACTTTATGAGGAGATGAAACAAAGAGATATTTGCCCCAATACCTCTATATTTACTGTTCTCATTGATTCTTTTTGTGATGGAAATTATTACAACGAAAGTGAAAAGCTTTTGAGAGATCTACAGGCAAGGGAGCTGTTTATTCTGGATTTATGTCGAGGCACTGAAAGCTTGAATGAATTATTAGTGATTGCTAGGAAAGAGTTGATTCACTTGAGAGataaaaggagaagaaagttTGGTTGCTAA